The region TGTTACCCATTCCAAAATTCACCAACAGAAAGTAAAGTGCTTGTGCAAAACGTGTTTGTTCTCCAGGCCGATGGATTTCTGTTTTCAAGGACTTCTGATGCAGAGACACACGACGTGGCAGTATTGGTCAACACTTTGGAGGAATGTTCTTTAATGTCGAGACACAACTGAACCAAAACGCGGCCCCAGTCGCACAAATCCTCtgtaaaaatatcaaatacTGTCATTCAGAGCAGTTACGGAGCGTCACACAATCAGCTcttcacaagtgtgtgtgtgtgtgtgttctgtggttaCGATtaaagacagggaggaagaacaAAAGTCCTCGGGGAGGGACATCGGGGGACAGAGCTAACATTGCATGACAGAAGCCATCCACAAGTGTTGGTGAGTGCACCTCTAACAGGGTTCAAGAGTGTcctgtggagagaaaacagagctAATCTCTAAACATCGGAGAGTTCTCGTTATGATAAAAACACATAACATCAGCTCGGACTCCATATTACATCGCTTTAATAATATAAAGTTAAAaccaagaaaaagaagcagtttCTGTGTACCAAAATAACATTCACCCTTACGACACCCTCAAGAAAAAGGATGCGTTAAAAATTCAAACCAAAAGGCTTTTTGACCACCAGCGGGAACATCTGCGCGCCTCTGAGGATCAGCCGCTCGATTAAAAGGAATAGACAACAGTACCATGATGAATGAAGGCCAAAGGACGTCTGAGGGACACCTGAGCAGCTCCCCCGtgacaaaagaagaaaatcgAGGCAAAATTGGTAATGCCAGCCCGGCTTGATGGTCCGCACAGGAAGAACCGCGAACCATTCACGGGGACAGTAACAGAAGCGTCTCCACGTCGCCCAACGCCGTCTTCAGGGCCGAGGCTGAGCTGGCCACCGAGACGGTGCTGgactaataaataaaatacatccACCAGGTGACGAGACAGAAGACTCCACAGGCCCGTGTGTGGTTTTGGAAGAGGGAACCAAACCAGCAGGTAGCGGAGCACGCCGGGACCACAGACGGAGGAAGTGGATTCAGCGTGCACTGGTCTGTTTGAAGCACCTTCCCGTCAGAGTCCCCCCGGCAAGGCACGCGCATCTTTGTCCCCGCCTCGCTCCTCCTACGGTCCAACGCCACGGCCGCGCCCGTCCAGCCTGGCCGTGAGCGACAACGCCGTCTGTCCAGGACACGAGCAAGATGGGAAGGTATGACTCGGATGATAGGTAAccggttcttttttttttttataattcagggtctttattttccatttttctttggCACGGAGGGTTTTTTAGCCTGCCACAGGTGGTTGTGGATGGTGATGGCGTCCACGCTGACCGACACGGTCTTGGCGGGGATGACGGTGAACTGCTTTCGGTCCGAGTTGTACTTGTACAGCTTGTCGATCATCTTCTTGCTGATGCTCTTCGGTCCAGTGCCTGTCAGCTTTAAGATCTCCTCCGTGTCGGGGAAGTACGAGTAAAGTGCCCTGAATTGACAGCCGCTGTCACGAAACAGTATCATCAGATGGTTGGACTCGcacttctccagctcctggtgAGAAACAAGGCGAATAAACAGTTTGAAAACAGGATTTAAATGTGCCTAAGACGGCAGGTGTTTCTGGTGAAAGGCCTGTTGACCCGAAaataaaaagttgttttaatgAGAACTCAGACGGTGAGATGTGTGACAGAGCCCACCTCTAGGATCTGTTTCTTCTGGGGCTCATTGACTTTGCCGGCCAGGCAGCAGTGAGAGATCGCATTGTGGATGATTGGTTTGTTGGACTTAGCGCTAGGCTCCTTGAAGAGCTTCAGACCTGAAATATAtgccaaaaaaaatgaaaaacaaaggaaaatcaaCAGGAATACATCACTTCATCAATGCGAGTGGTGCCACATCCATTCTGACAGCAGGCCTGTCCTCAGAACTACCATGAtctcacgaccataaggcgcccttaaaagtcttaaattttctccaaaatggacggggcGCCATATAAtccggtgcaccttatgtatgtgttaaatacagaaatagcacccgtaactgagactgcgccttttaacgcggtgcgccttatggtcacgAAACTCCGGTAGTTCAACCCGTCAGGGTGCCTGAGCCCTCACCGGTGTATTCAGCCTTGGCAGTGGTGGACGACGCGGTGGAGCCGTTGTCCCAGTCCCTCTCTGTCGCGCGGCTGTTTACGCTGCCTGTGAATGACTCCACGGAGTCACAGCTGGAAGCAGCGGCAGAAATAAGACTTCTCTTTCACATGTACAtgaatggaaaagaaaacaaaaccaatcaAGTGTGAGGGTGCTCACCGCTGGGATCCCGCTCCCCCAGAGTTGATGCTGTCTGCCTCATTGGTGGCAGCAGACGCCAGCGACAGGCTGGAGCCCGACTGGGCGTTGCTCAGGTTGTCGGCTGTGTGAAACAAAAAGGATCCGTAACACTTAACGGCGTCATTactgcagcagacagaaaatAAGCGTAAAGAAACCACACTAATGAGCATTTGTCTTACGTGTAGAAGAGTCCTTGGAAACGTCGATGGAGGActcctctctgaggacagaCTTGGGTCTGGGTCTCTGCTTTGGTTTGGGGGTTTTGGGTTTGAAGAGCTTCTGCTCTTCAAAcatctcctgctgcttcctctgctgatATTCCTGCTTTATCAGCTCTCGCCgcatcttctcctcttctttacGCAAGCGATCCTCCTCCGCTTTCCGTCTAAGAGAGACCAGACTTTTTCCAAACCTTTTCTAGAATGAACACAATCTGCATTGCGTGGAGACCGCGGCGCACCTTGCTTCATCGCGTTTGAGCTCGGATTCTGCTTCCAGCTGTTGTCTACGCAGTCGAGCCTCCTCAGCTTTCTTTTGCTGTTTCAGCAAAAACGCCGCCTTCTTTTTAGCCAGATCCCCCTCTGCCTTCCTGTCATCCTACAACAGGACAAAGAACCTCACTGACTTTTCATCTTTATCTGGTTTTTCCTCCCAAAAGAGAAGCATTAACCACCTTTTGGTGGCTTTACTAGAAGCAGAATTCTATTACAAGTCTTGTAATGCCGTTACCTTGAAGAAGAAACCCAGGACCGACTTCTGTTCTCCTTCACCGCCCTCTGAATTTGCGTCCTCGACGGCCTCGTCTTCTTCAGCTTTCAGCTCGGACAGATCCACCTCTATCAGGGGGGCTTTGCTGCGTGGAACCTCTGATGGTATGTTCTCCTTCCCTGAACCGTCTGATGAGTTGAGCTCGGACTCTTTCATGGTGCTGGAAAGGCACTCTTCGAAGGACACTTCTTGGGCAGCCACTGCAGTCAGGTCTACTCGAGTGGGCAGGCGGATATTCGCTTCATCGTTGAGTCTGAAAGTGGTGTGCACATCCCCCGGCCTCTCGGCTGTCTCCTCTTTCACAGGGGTTCTGGGACTCTCCCGCTTGGGGGATCTGCCCCCCTCTAAATGCCTCGTTTGCGGTAACGTCTTGGACCCGCTGTGGGCTGGGTGGAGGGCCTTGGAGGCCACCCGGCTCTGCTCCTTGCCTAACTTTAGCTCAGAAGGTTTGGACCTGGAGCCTCGGCTGGAGCTCAGCTTGGGTGGTttcctggtgggtacggtgcTGCTTCCGGAGACGTGGTCCACAAAGTGAAAACTTGCACCTGCCTTTGAATCTCCATTTTTCTCAGCGGCaagaggaggagttggagaTGCTCCAGGGGGAGACTGTACATTCTGTTTTATCAACAGCTCCTGCTTCAGTGACACCTgcatcatctgctgctggatgctgttgatgGCTTCGTTCAGCTGCTCGATGGAGCGACTGCATTCGTATGGGTCCAGTTCTTCATCAGGACAAAAGtttccattgttttccttcTCATCTGCTTCTAAGGCACCTGGCAGGAAGGTTCCCTCCAGTTCTCTGTCTCCCTTTTGTGTACCTGCACACATTAATTCTTTGCTTGGAGGTGCTTTCTCCCCACCCAATTCATCCTTAGGAATATCAGCTTTAAGAGGATTGGGAAAGGCATCGCTCCTACCTCCATCTTTTTTTACAATGTTCAGGAAGGCAGCCTTCCCGAGCTTCTGCCTCTGTCTGGCCATCAGCAAatcccttttcttcttctggtgcTCGATCGCACGTCTCTTCTCTTCCAGCTGCATATGGAGCTGAACAAGTTCCGAAGCCAGCACGTTCGCAGAACCGCCACCATCGCCCGTACGAGACCACCCGCCCATGGGAGAGGAGGGGCTCTGGTCTCTTTTAAGTCTCCAGGAGTTCAGGGGCCCACTGCTTTCTGACCCATCTGGAGTGGTCCTTTGTGAGCTGGTGGCACTGGAATATAAGTCGTGATTGCTGCCGaagcgctgctgctgcgcttTGCGTTCGGCAAAGGAGGTCATCCGTACGCTGCCGCTGGCCATGCTGCTGGCCTGGGAGTGAGTGCTGAGGCAGGGACTGGAGCGTCCGCTGCCACCATTCAGGTCTTTGTCCTCGTGCTCTTTCACATTCATGTCTTCTTGTAGTTTGgctgattcttcttcttcatcgtcCTCAAAGGCTTTCCTGGTCCAGTTGGGGTCTTTAGTGGTAACAGCTTCATCCaagtcttcctcttcttcatcctggTCTTCCAGTTCTGTGTCCATGACTTGGCAAGACTTTGATTCTTCAGAATCGGACTGTAGATAAACCCCAGCTGACTCTTTGGATGAGGGGTCTATGCTACTAGTAACAACAGGCCTAAAATCTACCAGACTCTGTAAAGGCTCCACTGACATGTCT is a window of Takifugu flavidus isolate HTHZ2018 chromosome 5, ASM371156v2, whole genome shotgun sequence DNA encoding:
- the camsap1b gene encoding calmodulin-regulated spectrin-associated protein 1-B isoform X1; this encodes MDVDLSAGGNGSRRKVDIPAVAEATVDIIPLELYDSARAKIAANLRWLFAKAYGIENIPEDLRDPFYTDQYDQEHIKPPVIHLLLSSELYCRVCSLILKTEQAASLQSHMSVIHSLSRKGIYVVESDDTPVADEDLSCMPIKMSAHMSMIDALMMAYTVEMISIEKVVASVKRFSTFRASKELPFDLEDAMVFWINKVNMKMREITEREHKVKHHPLESPSHQKSPSKWYWKLVPVRYRRDHASGRQLPFFRVLEDLMRDICDGAALLTLVHCYCPDLMKLEDICLKEVPSIADSLYNIQLLREFANEYLNKSFYLTIEDMLYSPLVLKHNIMVFIAELFWWFETVKPEFVQPRDLQEFKDSRVVCQPKCTRPAVPISNATKRSFLANPDNQNSPEVCNRYFLHPEDSDTPRAGPSFSPSHPLLPLRQRQQKQQEDGNGMRNRSNSLTGTDGQPRGSVVAWPDKRQRPLSTLSPFMFHSATDGDVDRASGDSVSLARSISKDSLASNILNATPKHLPAANQPPQAAMCRVNGLHASVHVENEEETLAVTRTDASLMPKWIDGTQPAATVAAKLSTDPRPAADTFYLEPLMPAALKTAKEKSVCLNKEEESGEGPCSSGWGSLHRGDGSTSAVRRKPPCSMNQTYPPPGEEKDMSVEPLQSLVDFRPVVTSSIDPSSKESAGVYLQSDSEESKSCQVMDTELEDQDEEEEDLDEAVTTKDPNWTRKAFEDDEEEESAKLQEDMNVKEHEDKDLNGGSGRSSPCLSTHSQASSMASGSVRMTSFAERKAQQQRFGSNHDLYSSATSSQRTTPDGSESSGPLNSWRLKRDQSPSSPMGGWSRTGDGGGSANVLASELVQLHMQLEEKRRAIEHQKKKRDLLMARQRQKLGKAAFLNIVKKDGGRSDAFPNPLKADIPKDELGGEKAPPSKELMCAGTQKGDRELEGTFLPGALEADEKENNGNFCPDEELDPYECSRSIEQLNEAINSIQQQMMQVSLKQELLIKQNVQSPPGASPTPPLAAEKNGDSKAGASFHFVDHVSGSSTVPTRKPPKLSSSRGSRSKPSELKLGKEQSRVASKALHPAHSGSKTLPQTRHLEGGRSPKRESPRTPVKEETAERPGDVHTTFRLNDEANIRLPTRVDLTAVAAQEVSFEECLSSTMKESELNSSDGSGKENIPSEVPRSKAPLIEVDLSELKAEEDEAVEDANSEGGEGEQKSVLGFFFKDDRKAEGDLAKKKAAFLLKQQKKAEEARLRRQQLEAESELKRDEARRKAEEDRLRKEEEKMRRELIKQEYQQRKQQEMFEEQKLFKPKTPKPKQRPRPKSVLREESSIDVSKDSSTPDNLSNAQSGSSLSLASAATNEADSINSGGAGSQRCDSVESFTGSVNSRATERDWDNGSTASSTTAKAEYTGLKLFKEPSAKSNKPIIHNAISHCCLAGKVNEPQKKQILEELEKCESNHLMILFRDSGCQFRALYSYFPDTEEILKLTGTGPKSISKKMIDKLYKYNSDRKQFTVIPAKTVSVSVDAITIHNHLWQAKKPSVPKKNGK
- the camsap1b gene encoding calmodulin-regulated spectrin-associated protein 1-B isoform X2; protein product: MDVDLSAGGNGSRRKVDIPAVAEATVDIIPLELYDSARAKIAANLRWLFAKAYGIENIPEDLRDPFYTDQYDQEHIKPPVIHLLLSSELYCRVCSLILKTEQAASLQSHMSVIHSLSRKGIYVVESDDTPVADEDLSCMPIKMSAHMSMIDALMMAYTVEMISIEKVVASVKRFSTFRASKELPFDLEDAMVFWINKVNMKMREITEREHKVKHHPLESPSHQKVRYRRDHASGRQLPFFRVLEDLMRDICDGAALLTLVHCYCPDLMKLEDICLKEVPSIADSLYNIQLLREFANEYLNKSFYLTIEDMLYSPLVLKHNIMVFIAELFWWFETVKPEFVQPRDLQEFKDSRVVCQPKCTRPAVPISNATKRSFLANPDNQNSPEVCNRYFLHPEDSDTPRAGPSFSPSHPLLPLRQRQQKQQEDGNGMRNRSNSLTGTDGQPRGSVVAWPDKRQRPLSTLSPFMFHSATDGDVDRASGDSVSLARSISKDSLASNILNATPKHLPAANQPPQAAMCRVNGLHASVHVENEEETLAVTRTDASLMPKWIDGTQPAATVAAKLSTDPRPAADTFYLEPLMPAALKTAKEKSVCLNKEEESGEGPCSSGWGSLHRGDGSTSAVRRKPPCSMNQTYPPPGEEKDMSVEPLQSLVDFRPVVTSSIDPSSKESAGVYLQSDSEESKSCQVMDTELEDQDEEEEDLDEAVTTKDPNWTRKAFEDDEEEESAKLQEDMNVKEHEDKDLNGGSGRSSPCLSTHSQASSMASGSVRMTSFAERKAQQQRFGSNHDLYSSATSSQRTTPDGSESSGPLNSWRLKRDQSPSSPMGGWSRTGDGGGSANVLASELVQLHMQLEEKRRAIEHQKKKRDLLMARQRQKLGKAAFLNIVKKDGGRSDAFPNPLKADIPKDELGGEKAPPSKELMCAGTQKGDRELEGTFLPGALEADEKENNGNFCPDEELDPYECSRSIEQLNEAINSIQQQMMQVSLKQELLIKQNVQSPPGASPTPPLAAEKNGDSKAGASFHFVDHVSGSSTVPTRKPPKLSSSRGSRSKPSELKLGKEQSRVASKALHPAHSGSKTLPQTRHLEGGRSPKRESPRTPVKEETAERPGDVHTTFRLNDEANIRLPTRVDLTAVAAQEVSFEECLSSTMKESELNSSDGSGKENIPSEVPRSKAPLIEVDLSELKAEEDEAVEDANSEGGEGEQKSVLGFFFKDDRKAEGDLAKKKAAFLLKQQKKAEEARLRRQQLEAESELKRDEARRKAEEDRLRKEEEKMRRELIKQEYQQRKQQEMFEEQKLFKPKTPKPKQRPRPKSVLREESSIDVSKDSSTPDNLSNAQSGSSLSLASAATNEADSINSGGAGSQRCDSVESFTGSVNSRATERDWDNGSTASSTTAKAEYTGLKLFKEPSAKSNKPIIHNAISHCCLAGKVNEPQKKQILEELEKCESNHLMILFRDSGCQFRALYSYFPDTEEILKLTGTGPKSISKKMIDKLYKYNSDRKQFTVIPAKTVSVSVDAITIHNHLWQAKKPSVPKKNGK